A genomic stretch from Gorilla gorilla gorilla isolate KB3781 chromosome 20, NHGRI_mGorGor1-v2.1_pri, whole genome shotgun sequence includes:
- the ZBTB45 gene encoding zinc finger and BTB domain-containing protein 45, which translates to MAAAEAVHHIHLQNFSRSLLETLNGQRLGGHFCDVTVRIREASLRAHRCVLAAGSPFFQDKLLLGHSEIRVPPVVPAQTVRQLVEFLYSGSLVVAQGEALQVLTAASVLRIQTVIDECTQIIARARAPGTSAPTPLPTPVPPPLAPAQLRHRLRHLLAARPPGHPGAAHSRKQRQPARLQLPAPPTPAKAEGPDADPSLSAAPDDRGDEDDEESDDETDGEDGEGGGPGEGQAPPSFPDCAAGFLTATADSACEEPPAPTGLADYSGAGRDFLRGAGSAEDVFPDSYVSTWHDEDGAVPEGCPTETPVQPDCILSGPRPPGVKTPGPPVALFPFHLGAPSAPSGPAPAPPPAFYPTLQPEAAPSTQLGEAPAPSAAPTTAPSGTPARTPGAEPPTYECSHCRKTFSSRKNYTKHMFIHSGEKPHQCAVCWRSFSLRDYLLKHMVTHTGVRAFQCAVCAKRFTQKSSLNVHMRTHRPERAPCPACGKVFSHRALLERHLAAHPAP; encoded by the exons ATGGCGGCTGCAGAGGCTGTGCATCACATACACCTGCAGAACTTCTCACGCTCTCTGCTTGAGACCCTCAATGGGCAGAGGCTTGGGGGACACTTCTGTGACGTGACTGTGCGCATTCGTGAAGCTTCGCTGCGTGCCCACCGCTGCGTGCTGGCGGCCGGCTCACCCTTCTTCCAAGACAAGCTGCTGCTCGGCCACTCTGAGATCCGTGTGCCTCCGGTGGTGCCCGCGCAGACAGTGCGACAGCTGGTAGAGTTCCTGTACAGCGGTTCGCTCGTTGTGGCGCAGGGTGAAGCCCTGCAGGTGCTCACAGCCGCGTCGGTGCTTCGCATACAGACAGTTATCGACGAATGCACGCAGATTATCGCCCGCGCTCGAGCCCCGGGCACCTCTGCGCCCACGCCCCTGCCCACCCCTGTGCCCCCGCCACTCGCACCTGCGCAGCTGCGTCACCGCCTGCGCCACCTGCTGGCTGCACGTCCCCCGGGGCACCCCGGTGCTGCACACAGCCGTAAGCAGCGCCAGCCCGCGCGTTTGCAGCTGCCCGCACCCCCAACACCTGCCAAGGCTGAAGGGCCTGATGCTGACCCCTCACTGTCCGCGGCCCCTGATGACCGAGGTGATGAGGATGACGAGGAAAGTGACGATGAGACCGATGGCGAGGATGGCGAAGGTGGCGGCCCAGGTGAGGGCCAGGCACCTCCTTCCTTCCCAGACTGTGCTGCTGGCTTCCTCACTGCTACTGCTGACAGCGCGTGCGAGGAGCCCCCTGCACCCACTGGCCTCGCTGACTACAGTGGTGCCGGGAGGGATTTTCTTCGGGGAGCTGGGTCAGCTGAGGACGTATTTCCAGACAGCTATGTATCCACTTGGCACGATGAGGATGGCGCTGTGCCCGAAGGCTGTCCCACTGAGACCCCTGTCCAGCCCGACTGCATACTGTCTGGACCCCGCCCGCCTGGTGTGAAGACCCCAGGGCCGCCCGTTGCActcttcccctttcacttgggtGCCCCTTCAGCACCATCGGGGCCAGCCCCTGCGCCCCCACCCGCCTTCTACCCCACACTCCAGCCCGAGGCAGCCCCCAGTACTCAGCTGGGGGAGGCCCCGGCTCCCTCTGCTGCTCCCACCACGGCCCCCTCAGGCACCCCTGCTCGCACCCCAGGTGCTGAGCCACCTACCTATGAGTGCAGCCACTGTCGCAAGACGTTCAGCTCCCGGAAAAACTACACCAAGCACATGTTCATCCACTCGG GGGAGAAGCCGCACCAGTGCGCCGTGTGCTGGCGATCCTTCTCTCTACGCGACTACCTGCTCAAACACATGGTCACGCACACCGGCGTGCGCGCCTTCCAGTGCGCCGTCTGCGCCAAGCGCTTCACGCAGAAGAGCTCGCTCAACGTGCACATGCGCACTCACCGGCCCGAGCGCGCGCCCTGCCCCGCCTGCGGCAAGGTCTTCTCGCACCGCGCGCTGCTGGAGCGCCACCTGGCTGCGCACCCTGCGCCCTGA